The Armatimonadota bacterium genome contains the following window.
CCGGCGCCGACCGGGTCAGCAACGAGGAACTGCTGGCGCTGCCCTGCGAGGTCCTGATCCCCAGCGCCCTGGAGGGCCAGATTGACGGCCGGATCGCCGAGCGCGTCTCGGCCCGCCTGGTGGCCGAGGGCGCCAACGGGCCCACCACCCCGGACGGAGACGCGGTGCTGGCCGACCGGGGGATCCCGGTCATCCCCGACATCCTGGCCAACGCCGGCGGAGTCATCGTCTCCTACTTCGAGTGGGTGCAGGGGCTGCAGCAGTTCTTCTGGACCGAGGAGGAGGTCAATCACCACCTGGAGCGCATGATGGTCCGGGCCTTCCACAGGGTGTGGCAGGCTGCCGAGGCGCACAAGGTGCGGCTGCGGGTGGCGGCCCTCATTCAGGCCATCAGCCGGGTGGCCGACGCCCTCTACACCCGGGGCATCTATCCCTGACACCCGCGCTGTCGTCCGGCGGGCGGGCCGGGAGCCTCACGACCGCGGGGCATCCGGGTGGGGGACATCCGGAGGCGGGGCGGCGGACGCCCCGCCTCCGGCCGGCGCTCGAACCTCCGGGCGGACCACCGAGGCAGCCGCCGCTGTACCGATCAGGCCGGCCACCACCAGCAGCGACAGCCCGATGGGGATGGGGGCGACCTCGGCCAGGACCATTTTGATCCCCACAAAAACCAGGACCAGCCCCAGTCCCACGTGGAGGTACCGCAGCCGCGCCAGCAGTCCGGCCAGCAGGAAGTACAGGGCGCGCAGGCCCAGGATGGCGAAGATGTTGGACGTGTAGACGATGAACGGGTCCCGGGTCACGGCGAAGATGGCCGGGATCGAGTCCACCGCGAACAGGATGTCGGAGAGCTCCACCGTCACCAGGGCCAGCACCAGCGGGGTCGCCCGGAGTCTGCCCGCCTCGCGCACCGCGAATCGCCCCCCGTGGTAGCGGGCCACCAGCGGCAGGCGGCGCTTCAGCCAGCGGATCACCGGATGGCGTTCGGGATGCACCTCGGGCTCCCGCCCGCGCAGCATGCGGATCCCGGTGATCACCAGGACGGCTCCGAACAGGTAGATGGTCCAGTGAAACGCCGCCAGCAGCGCCGCCCCCGCCAGGATGAAGACCATGCGGAAGGCCACGGCGCCCACAATGCCCCAGAACAGGACCCGGTGCTGGGCCTCGGCGGGCACCCCGAAGTAGCTGAAGATGACCAGGAACACGAAGATGTTGTCGACGCTGAGGGCTTTTTCGATGAGGTAGCCGGTGAGGTACTCCAGGCCGCGCTCGGGCCCGAAGCGCCACCACACCCCGGCGCCCCACAGGAGGGCCAGCGCGATCCAGACCACGCTCCACGCCAGGGCTTCCCGGGGGCGGATCTCATGGGCCCGGCGGTGGAAGACGCCGAGGTCCAGCGCCAGCAACCCCGCGATCAGGAGGGAGAAACCCGCCCACAGCCACGGCGTGCCCACCGACGACATGTCCCCTCTCCTTCCCGGCGGCGGGTCTCCAGACGCATCGGGGGCGAGACCTCCGCCGCAATCCTGCAGCGAAGGTCTCGCCCCCGCGCGCTCCGGGACGCCCGGGCGTCCCGGCATATCCTGGCGGGAGGCCGGGCCGGATCCCTGCGGATCGTGATGACGGCCCGGCCACGGAGGGGTGCTCCGAGGCTACTCCCCTTCGGGCTTACGATAGGTTACTCCTGGCGGACCGTCAAGACCGGTACGGGGCTGTGGCGGACCACGTGCTCGGCCACGCTGCCGAAGAAGACGTGGGCCAGCCCCGTGCGGCCGTGGGTGCCCACCACGATCAGGTCGGCTCCCACCTCCCGGGCGACGTCCAGGATGGTGGTCCGGGGGCTGCCCTCCCGCAGCAGGGTCCGGGCCCGGGGGTGGCGGGCCGCCAGCTTGGTCATCTCGCTGCTGGCCTCGCTGCGCAGGCGGTCCATCAGCTGTCCCACCGCCGGCATGGCCGCCAGTTCCGTGGGCAGCCCCGCCGCCCCGGCCAGGCTGAGGTCCAGGACATGAAGGATGACCAGCTCGGCGCCAAACGCGTCCGCCAGGGTCCGCGCCCACAGGAGCGCCCGTTCGGCTCCGGGGGAGAAGTCGGTGGCCGCCAGAATGCGCCGGACGTGGATCGGGCCGGTTGGCTGCATGCCATCACCTCGTGGGCCGGTCGTGTCCCTGGGATCTTCGGCGCCGGGGGCCGGTCCTCCGCCCGGCGGGAGGATGGAAGTCC
Protein-coding sequences here:
- a CDS encoding TerC family protein; amino-acid sequence: MSSVGTPWLWAGFSLLIAGLLALDLGVFHRRAHEIRPREALAWSVVWIALALLWGAGVWWRFGPERGLEYLTGYLIEKALSVDNIFVFLVIFSYFGVPAEAQHRVLFWGIVGAVAFRMVFILAGAALLAAFHWTIYLFGAVLVITGIRMLRGREPEVHPERHPVIRWLKRRLPLVARYHGGRFAVREAGRLRATPLVLALVTVELSDILFAVDSIPAIFAVTRDPFIVYTSNIFAILGLRALYFLLAGLLARLRYLHVGLGLVLVFVGIKMVLAEVAPIPIGLSLLVVAGLIGTAAAASVVRPEVRAPAGGGASAAPPPDVPHPDAPRS
- a CDS encoding universal stress protein, giving the protein MQPTGPIHVRRILAATDFSPGAERALLWARTLADAFGAELVILHVLDLSLAGAAGLPTELAAMPAVGQLMDRLRSEASSEMTKLAARHPRARTLLREGSPRTTILDVAREVGADLIVVGTHGRTGLAHVFFGSVAEHVVRHSPVPVLTVRQE